From one Grus americana isolate bGruAme1 chromosome 27 unlocalized genomic scaffold, bGruAme1.mat SUPER_27_unloc_2, whole genome shotgun sequence genomic stretch:
- the LOC129200092 gene encoding olfactory receptor 14I1-like, with protein MSNRSSITEFLLLAFADTRELQLLHFWLFLGIYLAALLGNGLIITAIACDHHLHTPMYFFLLNLSILDLGFISTTIPKAMANSLWDTRAISYTGCAAQVFFFFFLISAEYFLLTVMAYDRYVAICQPL; from the coding sequence ATGTCCAACAgaagctccatcactgagttcctcctcttggcattcgcagacacacgggagctgcagctcttgcacttctggctcttcctgggcatctacctggctgctctcctgggcaatggcctcatcatcactgccatagcctgcgaccaccacctccacacccccatgtacttcttcctcctcaacctctccatcctcGACCTGGGCTTCATCTCCACCACTatccctaaagccatggccaattccctctgggacaccagggccatctcctacacaggatgtgctgcacaggtctttttctttttctttctgatctcagcagaatatttccttctcactgtcatggcctatgaccgctatgttgccatctgccaacccctg